The Vigna unguiculata cultivar IT97K-499-35 unplaced genomic scaffold, ASM411807v1 contig_467, whole genome shotgun sequence genome has a segment encoding these proteins:
- the LOC114172013 gene encoding transcription termination factor MTERF5, chloroplastic-like produces MQSLKSHHAVSSSLFNHVSYQSMTFFLSFSTKSRCLHFNETTSIIDYLNSDLQFSRTQSLYVSKRVSGFRFPQNPLLVLTFFKQIGFSQSQILSLIRQRPQILFTNVEKILRPKIQLFQMSGFQGYELCSFISKNPSILTHSLKKTLVPSVEAIRKIVYDQKDFILVLHRCGWILPKYKRIMENVVFLESCGILWTHLSLLLKLHPRLFVAQRSTIENNVSRAVDLGFRENSRMLVHAIHTLSCLSDKTFERKLKLINCFGFSKDEGLQMFKRTPTLFRTSEKKLKVGMKFFLHTVMLPKSVLIHQPKILMYSMEDRVLPRYKVFQLLKSKNLCKKVPSYIHVLCLSEEMFLDKYISQFRENAEELLVAYKGHYLEA; encoded by the coding sequence ATGCAGTCTCTCAAGTCACACCATGCTGTTTCATCTTCTCTTTTCAATCATGTCTCTTATCAGTCTATGAcattcttcctctctttctcAACCAAAAGTCGTTGCCTACACTTCAACGAAACCACTTCAATAATTGATTACCTGAATTCCGACTTGCAGTTCTCCAGAACCCAATCCCTTTATGTCTCCAAACGTGTTTCAGGGTTCAGATTCCCTCAAAACCCCTTATTAGTGCTCACTTTCTTCAAACAAATAGGCTTTTCCCAAAGCCAGATTCTCTCCCTGATTCGTCAAAGACCCCAGATACTGTTTACAAACGTTGAGAAAATCTTGAGACCCAAAATTCAGCTCTTTCAGATGTCTGGATTCCAGGGTTACGAGTTATGCAGCTTCATTTCAAAGAATCCCTCCATTTTGACTCATAGCTTGAAGAAAACATTGGTCCCCTCAGTTGAAGCTATTAGGAAAATTGTCTACGACCAGAAagattttattcttgttttgcaCAGATGTGGCTGGATACTCCCAAAGTACAAAAGAATTATGGAGAATGTCGTCTTCTTGGAGAGTTGTGGCATTCTTTGGACTCATCTTTCATTGCTACTCAAACTTCATCCAAGGCTTTTCGTTGCACAGCGGTCTACTATTGAAAACAATGTTTCTCGAGCTGTAGACTTGGGTTTCCGTGAAAATTCAAGAATGCTTGTCCATGCAATTCATACATTAAGTTGTTTGAGCGATAAAACATTTGAGagaaagttgaaactaattaattgttttggtttttcGAAGGATGAGGGCCTGCAAATGTTCAAGAGAACCCCGACTTTGTTTAGAACATCAGAGAAGAAGTTGAAAGTTGGAATGAAATTCTTCTTGCATACAGTTATGCTGCCCAAGTCAGTCCTTATTCACCAGCCTAAGATTTTAATGTACAGCATGGAGGATCGCGTGCTTCCTCGATATAAAGTCTTCCAACTGTTGAAATCAAAAAATCTCTGCAAGAAAGTCCCCAGTTATATTCATGTGTTGTGCTTGTCTGAGGAGATGTTCTTGGACAAGTATATATCACAGTTCAGAGAAAATGCAGAGGAGTTATTAGTAGCATACAAGGGTCATTATCTGGAGGCATAA
- the LOC114172014 gene encoding elongation factor Tu, mitochondrial-like: MATLLLRHSSSTSRRLFPLASQIHSSVSRSPLSTPNDSTSTSFYSFNSNPWWRSMATFTRTKPHVNVGTIGHVDHGKTTLTAAITKVLADEGKAKAVAFDEIDKAPEEKKRGITIATAHVEYETAKRHYAHVDCPGHADYVKNIITGAAQMDGGILVVSAPDGPMPQTKEHILLARQVGVPSLVCFLNKVDAVDDPELLELVEMELRELLSFHKFPGDEILIIRGSALSALQGTNDEIGRQAILKLMDVVDAYIPDPVRQLDKPFLMPIEDVFSIQGRGTVATGRVEQGVIKVGEEVEVLGLMQVCMFIESFPIYSCPLILPEPCFLMLDVLLNFFFELLIKFENWSFRLSLALASSSSRSGTGVTLLCSRPMWDTVLSLPLARRMKLLKVSSLSSEVLSEFAARPCCPFQARVVSTAGLAARHLILGSYPASLEATLVGLKSVRCKVYGFSTNLVKLK, from the exons ATGGCCACTCTTCTTCTCAGACACTCCTCTTCCACTTCTCGCCGCCTCTTCCCCTTAGCCTCTCAAATCCACTCTTCCGTATCTCGTTCTCCTCTCTCTACTCCCAATGACTCCACCTCCACCTCCTTCTATTCTTTCAATTCCAATCCATGGTGGAGATCCATGGCAACTTTCACCAGAAC GAAGCCTCACGTTAATGTCGGAACTATTGGACACGTGGATCATGGGAAGACCACGCTAACTGCGGCAATCACCAAG GTGCTTGCGGATGAAGGGAAGGCTAAGGCTGTGGCCTTTGATGAAATTGACAAGGCTCCtgaagagaagaagagaggaaTCACCATTGCAACG GCTCATGTGGAGTATGAGACTGCAAAACGACATTATGCGCATGTGGACTGCCCTGGACACGCGGATTATGTTAAA aatataATTACGGGAGCTGCCCAGATGGATGGTGGTATACTTGTTGTATCTGCACCTGATGGACCAATGCCTCAAACCAAGGAGCACATTCTTCTTGCTCGCCAA GTTGGTGTGCCATCTCTTGTTTGCTTTCTAAATAAAGTTGATGCTGTTGATGATCCAGAGTTGTTAGAGCTTGTAGAAATGGAGTTACGTG AGCTACTGAGCTTCCACAAGTTCCCTGGGGATGAAATCCTGATCATTAGAGGTTCAGCGTTGTCTGCTTTACAGGGTACAAATGACGAGATTGGAAGACAGGCCATTCTAAAATTAATGGATGTTGTAGATGCATACATTCCTGACCCTGTTCGCCAACTTGACAAGCCCTTCCTAATGCCAATTGAAGATGTGTTCTCAATTCAG GGACGTGGAACAGTTGCCACTGGCCGTGTTGAACAAGGCGTCATTAAAGTCGGTGAAGAAGTAGAGGTGTTGGGTCTAATGCAGGTATGTATGTTCATTGAGTCATTTCCTATATATAGCTGCCCTCTGATCCTTCCT GAACCATGCTTCCTCATGCTTGATGTACTTCTCAACTTCTTCTTCGAACTCTTGATAAAATTCGAAAACTGGTCGTTTAGGTTATCCCTAGCATTAGCCTCGTCATCATCTCGTAGTGGTACAGGTGTAACGTTGCTCTGCTCCCGACCGATGTGGGACACGGTTCTAAGTTTACCCTTGGCACGTCGAATGAAACTGTTGAAAGTTTCATCGTTATCAAGTGAGGTGTTATCTGAGTTCGCCGCACGACCATGTTGTCCCTTCCAAGCGCGTGTGGTCTCTACTGCTGGATTAGCAGCACGCCACCTCATCCTTGGATCATATCCAGCTTCACTTGAAGCAACTCTT GTTGGTTTGAAAAGTGTTCGATGCAAGGTATATGGTTTCTCGACAAACTTGGTTAAGCTCAAATGA
- the LOC114172015 gene encoding transcription termination factor MTERF5, chloroplastic-like — protein MQSLKSHHAVSSSLFNQFSYQSMTFFLSFSTKSRCLHFNETISLIDYLNSDLQFSRTQSLYVSKRVSGCRFPQNPLSVLTFFKQIGFSQSQILSLIRQIPQILFTNVEKILRPKIQLFQMSGFQGYELCSFISKNPSILTHSLKKTLVPSVEAIRKIVYDQKDFILVLHRCGWILPKYKRIMENVVFLESCGILGTHLSLLLKLHPRLFVAQRSTIENNVSRAVDLGFRENSRMLVHAIYTLSCLSDKTFERKLKLFFGFSKDEGLQMFKRTPTLFRTSEKKLKVGMKFFLHTVMLPKSVLIHQPRILMYSMEDRVLPRYKVFQLLKSKNLCKKVPSYIHVLCLSEEMFLDKYISQFRENAEELLVAYKGHYLEA, from the coding sequence ATGCAGTCTCTCAAGTCACACCATGCTGTTTCATCTTCTCTTTTCAATCAATTCTCTTATCAGTCTATGAcattcttcctctctttctcAACCAAAAGCCGTTGCCTACACTTCAACGAAACCATTTCATTAATTGATTACCTGAATTCCGACTTGCAGTTCTCCAGAACCCAATCCCTTTATGTCTCCAAACGTGTTTCAGGGTGCAGATTCCCTCAAAACCCCTTATCAGTGCTCACTTTCTTCAAACAAATAGGCTTTTCCCAAAGCCAGATTCTCTCCCTGATTCGTCAAATACCCCAGATACTGTTTACAAACGTTGAGAAAATCTTGAGACCCAAAATTCAGCTCTTTCAGATGTCTGGATTCCAGGGTTACGAGTTATGCAGCTTCATTTCAAAGAATCCCTCCATTTTGACTCATAGCTTGAAGAAAACATTGGTCCCCTCAGTTGAAGCTATTAGGAAAATTGTCTACGACCAGAAagattttattcttgttttgcaCAGATGTGGCTGGATACTCCCAAAGTACAAAAGAATTATGGAGAATGTCGTCTTCTTGGAGAGTTGTGGCATTCTTGGGACTCATCTTTCATTGCTACTCAAACTTCATCCAAGGCTTTTCGTTGCACAGCGGTCTACTATTGAAAACAATGTTTCTCGAGCTGTAGACTTGGGTTTCCGTGAAAATTCAAGAATGCTTGTCCATGCAATTTATACATTAAGTTGTTTGAGCGATAAAACATTTGAGAGAAAGTTGAaacttttttttggtttttcgaAGGATGAGGGCCTGCAAATGTTCAAGAGAACTCCGACTTTGTTTAGAACATCAGAGAAGAAGTTGAAAGTTGGAATGAAATTCTTCTTGCATACAGTTATGCTGCCCAAGTCAGTCCTTATTCACCAGCCTAGGATTTTAATGTACAGCATGGAGGATCGCGTGCTTCCTCGATATAAAGTCTTCCAACTGTTGAAATCAAAAAATCTCTGCAAGAAAGTCCCCAGTTATATTCATGTGTTGTGCTTGTCTGAGGAGATGTTCTTGGACAAGTATATATCACAGTTCAGAGAAAATGCAGAGGAGTTATTAGTAGCATACAAGGGTCATTATCTGGAGGCATAA